GTACAGCTTATCGGTCATTTCCAGGTGACCTTCATCATACTCCATCTTTGTTCGAACGTCGATCACCACTCCTCTCTCTTTTTCAAGCTTCTCCCTGAATTCGGAGGCGCTGATATCTATTCCGTCTGATCGTGTTAAAAAACTAAACATGCTCATTCTTTTTTATTTTTAATCCTTTTTCGATTTCTGTTCTGTTCTCAATATGTATTACTTATTCAATTCTTCTTTCATACCTGGCTAAACTGACAAGGCACTGTTCGCCTCATTCAGTATTGCAGGCATTAAAAGAACGTGTAGTAGAAGAAAAGGACGGAAACCACCAGAAATACGAGGGTCATGCCCCCTCCCGCCCTGAAATAGTCCTTTGTCTTGTATCCGCCGGCCGACATCATCAAAGCGTTCACCTGATGGGTTGGCAGTACAAATGAGTTCCCCGCATTCACTGCGGCGAGCAGCACGAGCGGACGCGGATCCACGCCCGCAATGGTGCCTATACCAACCACCAGCGGTGCCAGAACCACAACCGCTCCCACATTCGACATCACCAGTGAAAATCCGGTTGATAAAATGGCTACGGTAAACAGCAGTACCAGAAGGCTGCTGCCCTCTATTAAACTCATCACGTTTTCGGCCAGAAATTGCGCTGTACCGCTGTTCTGCATTGCGGTTCCCAACGGTATCAATCCTACAAGCAGAAAAACCACTTTCCACTCGATCGACTTATAGGCTTCCTGGATGGAGAGCACGTTCAGGAGCACCATCGCAACGGCGCCGGTCAAAAATGCAATGGAGATCGAAAATCCGCTCATGGCCAGCCCGATCGCAAGCAAAAAGCTGCCCGCGGCCTGCCATGTTTTAGACCGGTCCTTCACATCTGCAGTTACCGTTGTTGCCACCACAAACGGATCGGTATTTTGCAGTTCTTTGATGTTTCTCCAGGGGCCATAAATGATAAATGTATCACCGCCCCTGATTTTGTGATCAGAAAAATCGTCTTCAACCCGCTCCCCTTCGCTGAAGAGCATGATCGGTTCTACCGCATATCGCCTTCTCAGGGAAAACTCACGGATGGATTGTCCCACAAGATCCGAGCTTGGAGGTACAATCACCTCTACAAAACCGGCCTCTTCAGGATCATCAATACCTTCAAAAATAGTTTCATCATGTGTCTCTGTGAGGTTGTTCTCCTGCACGTAACGGTTCAGTTTCTCTGTATCGCCATACAAAGCCATGATATCTCCGGGTTGAAGAACCGTCTCTCTCCACGGACCATATTTTGTTTCATTTGCATCTCTCAGCGCCAGAATATTCACTCCGTGCCGGCTCCAGATTCCGCTCTCCTCAATTGTCTTTTCTGCCAATGCTGAGATCGGCTCCACCCTGAAATAGCGAATATCTTTTTTCAGGCTGAATGCGTCCATGATTTTTTCCTGCTCGGTTTTATCCACTGCACCCTCGGATGAACCCTGCGGCAAGAAGTATTTTCCAAGAAGTACGAAGAACAGGATAGCGGCAACCAGCAGTGCCACGCCCACCGGAGTTACAGCAAAAAGGCCGTAGGGGTCAAGACCTGCATTTGCAAGCAAATCGTTTGTCAGAATAAGATGGCCGGAACCAACCATGGTCAGTGTACCCCCGATAATGGCTGCAAAGCCAATCGGCATGATCAAAACGGATGCCGACACTTTGATGCGGCGTGCAATATCCATAATACTGGGAAGAAACAGCGCTGCAGCACCAATGTTCTGAATCACCCCGGAAAGCGTACCCACTGAAAGGGATAGTGATCCCAGGACCGACGATTTTTTCTTCCCAACCCTTTTCAGCAGCCATTTTGAAAAACGCGACATCATCCCGGTTCGGGCCACACCTTCACCCAATATCATTACTGCAATCATCGCCACCACTGCATTGCTCGAAAAACCGGCCAGCGCCTCTCCGGTGGTTAATATTCCCGACCAGCTAAGTGCAAGCATCGTTATCAGGGCCGTGACATCGATTCGTACAATTTCTGTCACCAGCATAAAGATGGTAAAACTCATGATGGTGAGTACGATGATAATTTCTGTTTCCATTACACTTTCTACGCCTCCTGTTGATATTTTATAGCGGAACAGCTGCAATGGATATCAGCTGTTGACTGCCGCTCTGTTTTCTCTGATTGATTCATTGTTAAATATTGGTCTGTAGAGGAGAAAATTTTCGCCGGAACTGTTTGTCTTTCTCTTTGTAAAATGAAACCGCGTCATCCACGTCAAAGAAGAAATTCTGTTCCCCCATTACCTCCTGAATGCCTGATTTTTTCAGCTTATCACGAACCGGTCCAATGGCTCCCGCAATAAAAAACTTCACACCTTTTTCCCTCACATTGCTGATCGTCTCCTCCAGCGCATGGATACCCGTTGAATCGATTGTGTTGATTGCAGACGCATCCAGAATAATCAGCTTCAGGCTGTCGCCGTGACGATCCATTCTTTGATTCAGTGTTTCCTGAAAATGCTCTACATTTGCAAAGTAGAGTGAGGAGTCGTAGCGATAAATCAGGATTTCGTCGTCTACATTGGCTTTTGTGTACCGCTCAATATTCCGGTATGTCTTTGTATCTCCCAGGCGGCCAAGTTCTGCACTGTGAGGCCTGGTTGTGCTGTAGATAACCAGTATCAGGGAGAGTACAACCCCAACCGCAATCCCCTCTTCAATCCCAAGGGCAAGCGTGGATATGAATGTGGTAAGAAGCATCGCCAGATCCCGCTTATCGGTTTTCCAAAGGTTTTTCATCTCCTTAAAATCAAACAAACCCGCAACCGCCACCATAATGATGGCCGCCAGAACCGCATTCGGCAGGTAGTAGAAGAGGGGTGTCAAAAATATAACGGTGAGTCCGATCAAAACAGCCGTGATCATGGAAGCCAGCGTTGTATTTGCACCGGCCTGATCGTTGACGGCAGTACGCGAAAACCCTCCGGTTACGGGAAATGACTGAAAAAAAGCACCGCCCAGATTGGCCCCACCCAATGCGATCAGTTCCTGATTCGCGTCCACCTTATACCCTTTTTTATTGGCAATGGCTTTGGCAACCGCGATTGATTCCATATAACTGACCAGGGAGATCACCAGAATGATTGATATGAGACTGGTGAAGTCGGAACTGCTCAATCCTGGAATTTCAAAGGATGGAAGACCGATGGGAACCGTGCCCACAATATCCACTCCGTTATTGCTGAGGCCCAGCAGTGCGGTGACTGCTGTTCCGATTACAACCACCACAAGCGCAGATGGAAACGTTTTTTTCCATCGTTTCAGAAGAATCAGGATGATGATGGAGCTAAAACCGATGAGTGCCGTATAGATACTGATCTCGGACGCATTCTGAATGGTGCCCGAAAGTATTTCAAACACCTGTTTTGTTCTGGGCAGGTCAAGCCCCAGAAGATTTTTTATCTGGCTTGCACCGATGATCAGCGCAGCTGCAGATGTAAATCCTGAAAGAACCGGGTGAGACAGGAAATTGACCAGGAATCCCATCCTGAATACTCCCATCAGAAACTGAACCAGCCCTACACCCAAAGCGGCCATAATAGCCAGATGTATAAACCGGTCGCTTCCGGGATCTGCCAGCTCCCCCACTCCCGCAACCACCAGAAGGGAGACCATGGCTACGGGACCAACTGCAAGCTGCCTGGATGTGCCAAATATGGCATAAATCAACAGCGGCACAATGGACGCGTACAATCCGTAAACGGGTGGCATGCCGGCGAGGATAGCGTAGGCCATACCCTGGGGCACAAGCATGATCGCAACCGTGATACCGGCAGAAAGGTCGCCGGATAATTTCTCACGGTCATAAGAGCGCAGTGTATCCACGATCGGCAAAAAACGGCCGAGCTTCTCCATCTCTATTCTTATTTCTTATTTTTTATTAATTCAGAACCGGGTTTTCCGACTGAAGTGTGATGCCTCCGGCCGGAAAACAACCGGTAACTGAAATCTGATCTCCGAGCTGTTTACGCAGGCTGTACCGCCTTGTATTTTTCGAAGTCGTCCTCGATTAGCGTCACGTCATATCCTTCTCTTTTAAGAAGTGCAGACGCTACGGCTGACCTTCCGCCCGTCATGCAATAGACAAGGTATTTTTTGCTTTTATCGAGTTCACTGAATCTTGGAAGCAGCCGTGTATGTGCGATGTTGATCGCTCCTTCCACTTTGCTTTCATCATACTCTGACGCTTTTCGAACATCAAGTATCTCTGTATCGGCATCTTTTTCTTCTACCGCGCTGAAATCGGTCGTGTCCAGTTTGGACAGTTCATTTCCCTGCTCCTTATAGAGCAAAAGGTCTCGTGCCGTAAAAAAGCCGGCAATATTGTCGAGACCGATTCTGTACAGGTCACGAACCGCTTCGGTCAGCTGATGCTCCTCAACCAATAAATAGATTTGCTGGTCTTCGGTGATATACGAGCCTGCAACAGTGTTGAATTGCTTGGTGAGGGGTGATAAAAGTGAGCCCGGGATATGGCCGCCTTCGTAATCATTTCTGTCACGCGTATCCAGAATCACTCCATCCTCTTTTGAAGCTGCAATCCCGACCTCCTTCAGGGTCATGCGCTTCACGGAAGGCAGTCCACCGATAAGGGCAGGACCGATTTTATTATCCCGTTTCATACGTGCGAAGTAAAGCGGCGGCTCCGGCTGACCTTCGAGTATAAATTTCACAAAATTGTCTTCGGAGGTCGCCGACTTCAGTGAGTTATTGTACCGAAGCTCATACCCGACCGTAGACTCCGGAATAGCACCGAGTGCTTTTCCACATGCGCTGCCTGCACCGTGACCCGGCCAGATCTGCATATACTCCGGCATGCTCTTGAACTGCTCCACGGTTTTATAGAGCGTACGAGCAGAAGGTTCCATAACGTCCTGCATTCCTGCGGCCGACTCCAGAAGGTCCGGGCGGCCAACGTCACCGACAAATACGAAGTCGCCGGTTGCCACTCCCATAGGCTCATCCGCGGCGGCGCCGTCGGTGATCAGGTAGCTCAAATGCTCCGGAGTATGTCCCGGAGTATGCCACGCTTTGATGGTAATGTTTCCGATTGAGAATGAATCCCCATCATTCAGCAACTCAAAGTCATAATCGCTGCCTTTGAGCCACTCATATTTCCAGTCCTTATCACCCTCGTCGGATGCGTAGACCTTCACTCCTCTTTCCGCAAACTCGCGAAGCCCGGAGATGTAGTCTGCATGAATGTGGGTGTCGGCGGCTGCAACGATCGTCAGTCCCTGGTCGGCAGCATGATCAATGTACTGATCAATGTCGCGCATGGGATCAATCACTACTGCGGTTCCGTTTGCCTGGCATCCAACCATGTAGGCGTACTGAGCCAGTTTGTCGTCGAAGAATTGTTTGAAATACATAGGTTTGTTCTTTTTGTCTTTTTTTGTTGTTGATATTCTTGCATGCGTCCCCTCTCGAGAGAGGACAGGTGATGAAGCGTTTAGCGAATCATCAGGGGTGTGTTTATTGGCCACGGAGGCACGGAATATGTTATGCTTTTTCCGTGCTTCTGTGACTTGAATCAATGCGGCAGTTTGTCGCGCAGCATGCCGTATGCATAGGTGCCGGCTATCGCAGATAAAATCGGGATAATCATAATGGTAAGCCCGCTGCCAAGCAGTGCGAACATGGGGCCTGGGCAGGCTCCAAGAAGCGCCCATCCGAGCCCGAATATGGATCCGCCAACGATATAGCGCGTCACCTGTTTCGGATCCTTCGGCGGTATCGTTATCGGGTTTCCATAAACATCCTTCATGTTCTTACGCTTGATAATTTGTACTGAGATGACCCCTACGATGACGGCGAGGCCAATAATCCCGTACATATGAATAGAGTCGAACCGGAACATCTCCTGAATCCTGAACCAGGATACCACTTCCGATTTAACCAGCACAAAGCCAAATGCGGTGCCGATCAGCAGATATTTAATGTATTCAGATAATTTCATGTCTTTCTTTGCAGTCTTATAAATTGAATGTCGTTTAGCCCAGAATAATCGGGTAGATGAAATAGGTCATCAGCAATCCGCCGATAAAGAAACCGATCACTGCGATCAGGGAGGCGAGCTGAAGGTCAGACAGGCCCGAAATGGCGTGTCCGGAGGTACATCCTCCCGCGTATCGTGCGCCGAATCCAACCAGGAATCCGCCCAGCACCAGTACAGTCAGCCCTACACCCGTTCCCAGCATCTCCCAGGCAAAAAGGTCATTAGGCACCAGGCCCCCGAAATCCTGTATTCCAAGCGCCTGCAGATCGCTGATCGTGCTCATGGAGAGAGCGATTGGCTCGGGGTTTTCAAATATATATCCACCGAGAAAACCTCCCAGTACGGACCCAACCAGAAACGTCAGGTTCCATTTGCCGGCTGTTTTCCAGTCGTAATTGAAAAACTCCACGTTCCCGAAGTTGCACGCGGCGCAGACGTGACGCAGGTTTGCTGACACGCCAAACATTTTACCGCCCAGCAGCAGAAGAATCGGTACGGTTAGTCCGATAATCGGACCGGCCACGTACCAGGGCCAGGGTTCATATAGAAAGTCAAACATGGTATTGCTTCAGTTGATTTTTTAATTGTTTCATCAAATATAGACAACTTGACACTACTTGTCAATACAAGTTGTATTTTTTGGTTTGTCCACCTCATTCGGCGATATAAACGAACATGAGTTTGCTATGCCCTGCCCCTCAGCATTCCGTACCAGTACATTTTGGGAAGCAGGTCTTTTTTCATGTGATACATGCTCCATCTTTCTTTGGCCTGGTTGATCGGAAATGAAGGTGTCATATTATTGTCATAATCAAATTCCGCCAGAATCAGTTTATTAAAGCCTGTGATAAGTGGACAGGAGCCGTAACCGTCATATCTAAGTGACGGATCAATTTCACCCTTTTGGATCAGCGAGACCAGATTTCCTGTAACCACCTTCGATTGCTTTCGTACTGCGGCTCCGGTTTTTGCATTGGGCGTGCTTCCGGCGTCTCCCAGGCTGAAGATATTGGGATAGCGATTATGCTGAAGCGAATACTTATCAACATCCACCCATCCTTCAGCGTCTGCAATGGGGCTCTTCTTGATAAATTCAGGCGCACTCATTGGCGGCGTTACATGAATCATATCAAAAGAAATCTCCTTTTCATCCACCGGCTTACCGTCTTTCAGAATGTCATAAACGGCTATTTTTTCATCCGCTTTAATCTCCTTCAGATTGTGTGTGAAATGTGTGGTTATACCGTACCGTTTAAGCACCGGCTGCAATGCTTCAGCTATCTCCGTAACCCCGAAAATCACCGTTCCTGCTGTTGTAAACCGCACATCAATATCATTAAGAATGCCTGCCTTTTTCCAGGTATCGCTCGCCAGATACATAATTTTCTGTGGAGCACCACCGCACTTGAACTTGGTTCCCGGTTGGGTAAAAAGTGCCGTTCCGCTCTTTGTGTTGTCAATACACTCTTTCACATAGTTTAGATTTCTGTAGGAGTAGATGCTGCAAATCTGGTTGCTGCCAAGCCCTTCCGCGAGGCCGGGAATGGCGTCCCAGTCAACCTGGATACCAGGTGCAACAATCAGGTAGTCGTAGGAGTACTGCGCGCCTGATCCCGTGATGACGATGTTTCGTTCCGGCTCAAATGCAGTTGCATAATCCCTTATCCAGGCGGTTTTATCGGGGATCACCTGCTCCATTGGTTTTTGAGAGTTTTCTTTCCCGATCACTCCTGCTCCCGAAAACGTCCACATCGGCTGATAATAATGTGTTTCTGATGGTTCCATGATCGCAATGTCAGGGTGCTTCAGCTTTTTGTGCAGCTGGGCAGCAACGGTTATCCCCGCCGAGCCGCCGCCGATAATCAGAAACTGATGGTGTGCAGCAAATGGTTTTGCGTCTTCTGAATCTACTTGTTTTCCTAAAATCGTTGTTAAATTTGCCATGGCAGTATGGATTGGTTATGGACTACATAAAATGTACAATTAATTACATGTATTAACAAGTATTGATGATTTGATTCGAATTCTCTATTTTGGATGAAAAAAGATGACATGCTGAAAAAAGGAGTACCACGCCACAGTCAGATATCCCAGTGGATTCGCAGCCAGATTGAGGAGGGTGTATTTGAGCCGGAAGAGAAACTGCCATCTGAAAACGAACTGGCAAAAAAATTTGATGTAAGCCGCGTCACCATCCGCAGAGCGCTTCAGTCGCTTGAAAGCGACGAGGTGATCTACAGATGCCAAGGGCTTGGTTCTTTTGTCAGCGACAAGCGTACTCCGCACAACCTCGTGCGCCTTACCGATTTTAATGAAGACATGGCAAAGGCAGGGCTGAAAGCTTCATCAAAAGTTCATGAATTTCGCGTAATTGAAGCTCCCTCCTGGCTGCTTGCCCCGCTTCAGATAGAGAAGGGCACCAAAGTAATGCAGATCGACCGCCTCAGGCTGGGCGACGGTGACCCTGTTGCATTCGATAGTACATGGCTCCCCATTCTTTACGGCCAGCTTCTGTCTGATGAAAAGCTGCGCAAATCAACCATTTATAAAATATTGGAAGAGGAGTATGATATTGAGGTGATCCGCGGAACCTATCGCTTTTCTGCAGATATTGCCGATGAAGTACTCTCAAAAGAGCTGAATATTGAAGCCGGCTCACCGCTACTGGTGATAGAGCGGTCTACATTTACCATGGGCAATAAGCCGGTCTATTTTCAGCGCCGCTACTACAGAACAGACAAGGTGATGTATGAAATGACCCTTGAACGATCTCAGGGTGCTGAAGGGAGCTTTGAAAACATGCCCCTTAAAGAGTTTGTACCTGTTTTTAATCCTTAAAAATAATATTACTATGAAACTCATTCTTCTTCTTTTTGCACTTACAGCCAATTTCATACCTCAAATTGACAGATCCGATTCAGGACTCTTCGTTGTTGTTACCTCAGCCGATGCGGAAACCCAGATGATGGCGATGGTACTTGCCACGCAATCCATCAATCAGGATGTAAACGTGCGCATTCTCTTATGCAGCGAAGCCGGTGAACTGGCTGTCAAAAACAGTGAATCACCCATGTTCGCCCCTCCAAACCGTTCTCCCAAACAGCTTCTGTCCGGCCTGATTGAGCGCGGGGCCGTTGTGGAAGTTTGCGGTATTTTTCTGCCTAACCGGGAGTACACCAGCGAAGATCTTATAGACGGTGTGGGCACCGCCAGTCCCCCGGAAGTTGCAGAGTATATGCGGGGTGAAGGAATCAGATACTTTACATTTTGATCTGCCATGCTTGAAAATCAACCAAACTGGGTAAAACTTGTATTAGTCTGCCTGATATGCCTTCTTATATTCAGCGCTATCGGGCTGATCATCAGTTATCTCACTTAACCCTAACCAAGCACTGACCGTGATGAAAAAAAACATGGGCAACCTCGACCGAACCCTCAGAGTCATGGTAGCAATTGTTATTGCCATTCTCTATTTCACAGGAACCATCTCAGGAACCCTTGCAATTATTCTGGGTGTCGTATCGGTGGCTTTTATACTGACCAGCATGGTGGGCACCTGTCCCGTCTATCTTCCTTTTGGCCTTTCTACCGTCAAAAATGACCGTTCTGATTAGTCATCATGACTGACTACCCCCGTAAAAAACTGATCATTGCAGGCGGGGGACATGCATCGCTGCCGTTAATTAAAATGGGGCGGTACTGGAAGGGGAAAAACCTGTCTGTCACTCTGGTATCTGCTGAAAATTACCTTGTGTATTCCGGCGCCCTTCCCCAGTACCTGGGCGGCTTTTACAAATGGGAGGAGACAGCCATCAATCTCGAAGAGCTCTGCAGCCGATATGGTGTGGAGTTTATCAGGGCACGGGTGGGTTCAGTGAACCGCCAAAAAAACACTATCGGGATTGATGCGGGTAATGAACTTTCGTTTGATTATCTGCTGATTAACGTAGGTGTAAAAACGTCGGGTTACTCAAGCGGTGATAAGATCTACCCCGTAAAACCGATGTCTGCACTGATTGACCTCAAAAAAAAGCTTGAATCCGGCGACTGCAGAAAACTGATGATTCTTGGCGGGGGAGCTGCCGGAACGGAGATTGCCCTGAACCTGTCGCATCCAAACTGCACGTATCGCCCTGCTATTACGATTATTGAAAAAGAGAATAGCCTGCTGAGCGGTTTTCCTCAAAAGGCATCTATCAATGCGGAGCACATCCTGAGAAACCGCGGCGTTGAGGTTCTTACAGGGAATACATTCAAAAAAAGTGACACAGAACCATTTGATGCGGTAATTATGGCAACCGGAAATGAGCCGGAGAGCGTGAATATCAGCCATAATTTTAAAACGGGGTCCGGCAACCGGCTTCTTACTGACAGAACATTGCTGGTTACGGGATCAGACTGCATTTTTGCAGCCGGTGACACCGCTGATGTTGACGGTGCGGACTTCTCACAGATTGGCGTACATGCAGTGAAACAGGGAAAAACACTCCGCGCCAACATTGAGTCGCTGCTTGACCGAAAACCGCTGAACAAATACTCTCCGTACTCTATTAATCCGCTTATTATTTCGGATGGCCCCGATCGCGCAATTTTCACTGCGGCTGGTCTTTCCGTAACGGGTCGTGCGCCGGCAGTAATGAAATATGTACTCGACATGAAATGGCTCGAAAAATATACAATGGAACCGGAAAACCGCCGCCCTGTCTACATGCTCTTAAAAGACGGTATGGACAGATCCTCCGATTGACGGTTTAACCTTTGAATACCCGCCTCATAAATCTCTTTTTGGCGGGTTACTGGCACATTGCTCCCCGATGGAGAATACGCTATCTTTGAAAGCCAAACGATTATTCACCATTTTAATCAAACAAAACGATGCAAATTTCCACTATTTATTTCCTGATGGGCAACCCGGAGGGCGGCGGTGACGGTGCCATCATTAATCTGCTTTTTCTTGGAGCCCTCTTTTTTGTCTTTTACTTCTTCATCATTCGTCCGCAGAGCAAGCGTCAGAAAGAGGTGCAGAAGAAAGTGAGCGAAATGAAAAAGGGAGACAAGGCAGTTACCTCCGGCGGCATGATCGGTATTGTGAACACCATAGACGAAGAGACTGTTCTACTGGAGATCGACAGCGGCGTCAAAGCCCGTTTTCAGAAAGGGTCCATTACGGATGTAAATCCCGGAAAGAACAAGTGAGGGATTGATGAATGATCATTCATTATTGATTAATTGAATTTGTCTGAGTATCAATTTCCCGTTTAATCATAGTCGAACACACCCCTAAATCCCCTCTCGAGAGGGGACTTTAGAATTTTCCCTCTACATAAATCCATGCCAATAACTCCATTCCATAGCATTCCCGACGCCATTGAGGACATCCGTGCGGGTAAGATGATCATCGTAGTGGACGATGAAGACCGGGAAAATGAGGGGGATTTTCTGATGGCGGCCGATAAGGTATCGCCTGAGGCTGTCAATATCATGGTAAAGCACGGACGCGGATTGGTGTGTGTTCCTATCACAAGGCACCGAGCCCACGAGCTGAACCTGGACTATATGGTTACCGAGGGAGCTGATCCCGATGAAGCAGCTTTCACCATCTCGGTTGATCACAAAAAGCTTACGACCACCGGCATTTCCGCACCCGACAGGGCCAACACGATCAGGGAGCTGATCAACCCAAAGGCGAGCCCCACCGATTTTCGTCGTCCGGGACATGTATTTCCACTGATTGGCGTGGATGGCGGGGTTTTGCGCCGCGCCGGTCATACAGAAGCAGCCATAGACCTTGCCCGGCTTGCCGGAAGTGCGCCGGCTGGAATCATCTGTGAAATCATGCATGATGACGGAGAAATGGCCCGCCTGCCCGAACTAATCGGACTCTCACGGAAGTTCGACTTGAAGCTCATCACGATCAAGGACCTCATTGCATACCGGATGAAGCATGAGTCTCTCGTTAAAAATGTGATGAGCGTGGATATGCCCACCATTTACGGTGATTTCATGCTGCATGTATTTGAGGAGAAACTTACAGGTGAAAATCATCTTGCATTCACAAAAGGTGAATGGACTGAAGAGGATTCGGTTCTGACCCGGGTGCACGCAGCCAACATGCTCGCAGACATTTTTGGCAGCAAAAGAAGCGACAAAACCGGCCTCCTGCATCAGAGCTTCCGGATGATTGAAAAAGAGGACCGCGGCGTTGTTCTATACATGGATCAGATGAGCCATGAGCGCAATATTGTTGACCAGATCCGCGCCATGAAACTCCAGGAAGAGGGCCACACAAAAGATGAGATCCGCCAGAAACTGGGCGCCAAGATGGACTCCAGGGATTATGGCGTGGGCGCACAAATTCTCCACTCTTTGGGCATCCGCAAACTGAGGCTTCTTACCAATAACCCTGTAAAGCGGGTTGGTCTCAACAGTTTCGGGCTTGAAATGGTAGAAGAGGTATCAATCCCGGTTGATCATATCGACACAGATCATCCCGACGAAAAACTGGACAAACCGGTTAAGAAAGAGGGCTTTTTGAAGCGCTTGATGCTGGAGTGAGGAATGGGAGTTTTGAGTGTTTAGTTTTGGGTTTTGAGTTGGAAATACCAATGACCCAATCCCAAATTCCAAATTTAAAACCAGTGCTATTTTAATCAGCCCGTCTCACGTCTGCCTTTTGCCTTTTGCTTTCTAAGAAATTTTAAGTCAAATTCCCTGCGAAAAAACGATGGTGCGCCTGCCAGAAACGATGATTCTGCGCTCAAGATGCGCTTTGACCGCCCTTGACAGAACAATCCTTTCAATATCCCTTCCAATCTGCTTTAAGCTTTTTGGCTCCATTTCGTGATTTACGCGTTCCACGTCCTGTTCGATGATTGGACCTTCATCCAGATCTTCCGTCGCATAATGCGCAGTGGCTCCAATCATTTTTACTCCGCGCTGATGAGCCCGTTCATATGGATTTCCACCCTGAAATGCCGGCAAAAAAGCATGATGTATATTGATGATTCGCTCTTCATACTCGTCCACAAACTGGGGCGATAGCACCTGCATGTATCTGGCGAGTACAACCAGA
This DNA window, taken from Rhodohalobacter mucosus, encodes the following:
- a CDS encoding SLC13 family permease, with translation METEIIIVLTIMSFTIFMLVTEIVRIDVTALITMLALSWSGILTTGEALAGFSSNAVVAMIAVMILGEGVARTGMMSRFSKWLLKRVGKKKSSVLGSLSLSVGTLSGVIQNIGAAALFLPSIMDIARRIKVSASVLIMPIGFAAIIGGTLTMVGSGHLILTNDLLANAGLDPYGLFAVTPVGVALLVAAILFFVLLGKYFLPQGSSEGAVDKTEQEKIMDAFSLKKDIRYFRVEPISALAEKTIEESGIWSRHGVNILALRDANETKYGPWRETVLQPGDIMALYGDTEKLNRYVQENNLTETHDETIFEGIDDPEEAGFVEVIVPPSSDLVGQSIREFSLRRRYAVEPIMLFSEGERVEDDFSDHKIRGGDTFIIYGPWRNIKELQNTDPFVVATTVTADVKDRSKTWQAAGSFLLAIGLAMSGFSISIAFLTGAVAMVLLNVLSIQEAYKSIEWKVVFLLVGLIPLGTAMQNSGTAQFLAENVMSLIEGSSLLVLLFTVAILSTGFSLVMSNVGAVVVLAPLVVGIGTIAGVDPRPLVLLAAVNAGNSFVLPTHQVNALMMSAGGYKTKDYFRAGGGMTLVFLVVSVLFFYYTFF
- a CDS encoding SulP family inorganic anion transporter, producing MEKLGRFLPIVDTLRSYDREKLSGDLSAGITVAIMLVPQGMAYAILAGMPPVYGLYASIVPLLIYAIFGTSRQLAVGPVAMVSLLVVAGVGELADPGSDRFIHLAIMAALGVGLVQFLMGVFRMGFLVNFLSHPVLSGFTSAAALIIGASQIKNLLGLDLPRTKQVFEILSGTIQNASEISIYTALIGFSSIIILILLKRWKKTFPSALVVVVIGTAVTALLGLSNNGVDIVGTVPIGLPSFEIPGLSSSDFTSLISIILVISLVSYMESIAVAKAIANKKGYKVDANQELIALGGANLGGAFFQSFPVTGGFSRTAVNDQAGANTTLASMITAVLIGLTVIFLTPLFYYLPNAVLAAIIMVAVAGLFDFKEMKNLWKTDKRDLAMLLTTFISTLALGIEEGIAVGVVLSLILVIYSTTRPHSAELGRLGDTKTYRNIERYTKANVDDEILIYRYDSSLYFANVEHFQETLNQRMDRHGDSLKLIILDASAINTIDSTGIHALEETISNVREKGVKFFIAGAIGPVRDKLKKSGIQEVMGEQNFFFDVDDAVSFYKEKDKQFRRKFSPLQTNI
- a CDS encoding MBL fold metallo-hydrolase, which translates into the protein MYFKQFFDDKLAQYAYMVGCQANGTAVVIDPMRDIDQYIDHAADQGLTIVAAADTHIHADYISGLREFAERGVKVYASDEGDKDWKYEWLKGSDYDFELLNDGDSFSIGNITIKAWHTPGHTPEHLSYLITDGAAADEPMGVATGDFVFVGDVGRPDLLESAAGMQDVMEPSARTLYKTVEQFKSMPEYMQIWPGHGAGSACGKALGAIPESTVGYELRYNNSLKSATSEDNFVKFILEGQPEPPLYFARMKRDNKIGPALIGGLPSVKRMTLKEVGIAASKEDGVILDTRDRNDYEGGHIPGSLLSPLTKQFNTVAGSYITEDQQIYLLVEEHQLTEAVRDLYRIGLDNIAGFFTARDLLLYKEQGNELSKLDTTDFSAVEEKDADTEILDVRKASEYDESKVEGAINIAHTRLLPRFSELDKSKKYLVYCMTGGRSAVASALLKREGYDVTLIEDDFEKYKAVQPA
- a CDS encoding DUF6691 family protein, giving the protein MKLSEYIKYLLIGTAFGFVLVKSEVVSWFRIQEMFRFDSIHMYGIIGLAVIVGVISVQIIKRKNMKDVYGNPITIPPKDPKQVTRYIVGGSIFGLGWALLGACPGPMFALLGSGLTIMIIPILSAIAGTYAYGMLRDKLPH
- a CDS encoding YeeE/YedE family protein, which translates into the protein MFDFLYEPWPWYVAGPIIGLTVPILLLLGGKMFGVSANLRHVCAACNFGNVEFFNYDWKTAGKWNLTFLVGSVLGGFLGGYIFENPEPIALSMSTISDLQALGIQDFGGLVPNDLFAWEMLGTGVGLTVLVLGGFLVGFGARYAGGCTSGHAISGLSDLQLASLIAVIGFFIGGLLMTYFIYPIILG
- a CDS encoding NAD(P)/FAD-dependent oxidoreductase, producing MANLTTILGKQVDSEDAKPFAAHHQFLIIGGGSAGITVAAQLHKKLKHPDIAIMEPSETHYYQPMWTFSGAGVIGKENSQKPMEQVIPDKTAWIRDYATAFEPERNIVITGSGAQYSYDYLIVAPGIQVDWDAIPGLAEGLGSNQICSIYSYRNLNYVKECIDNTKSGTALFTQPGTKFKCGGAPQKIMYLASDTWKKAGILNDIDVRFTTAGTVIFGVTEIAEALQPVLKRYGITTHFTHNLKEIKADEKIAVYDILKDGKPVDEKEISFDMIHVTPPMSAPEFIKKSPIADAEGWVDVDKYSLQHNRYPNIFSLGDAGSTPNAKTGAAVRKQSKVVTGNLVSLIQKGEIDPSLRYDGYGSCPLITGFNKLILAEFDYDNNMTPSFPINQAKERWSMYHMKKDLLPKMYWYGMLRGRA